Sequence from the Sphingomonas suaedae genome:
GGCCTAGACCGACCGCGTGACCTTGGCGAAGTTCTTCCTAATATAAGCGAGCTTCGGATCGATATAGCGTTTGCAGAAGGGCCTCTGCGGATCTGTCGCATAATAGTTCTGATACCGGGCGTCCGAAGGCTTGAACTCGCGGAACGGCAGGACAGTTGTCGAGAGCGGTTTGTCGAATGCCAATGCCAGCGACGATATTGCGCCCTCCAGCATGGACGCCTGGGCGTCGTTGAAGGTGTAGGCGGCGGTGCGGTACTTGCCGCCTGGCACGAAGGGTTTCGCGGCTGAATGAGTCCGCAGGTGAATTTCCAGAAGCGTCGCGAGATCAATCTGCGCCGCATCGAAGTGAATCACGACCGCCTCCGCCCAGGTGTCGGCTGGCGCATCAGAGCGAATGAACCCCTGATCGACCTGCTGCACGCCGCGGATCGCCTGGAACACGCCCTCCGTGCACCAGTGACAACCTCCGCCGAAACCGATTTTCTCCATCTCCGTTTCCAAGCTTTCCTGATGATCAGGGAGAGTGAATAGCCCACGTTGCATGACCTGGCATTTTCTTCACCCAGAGCGGCAGCGCCATTGCCCGCGAAAATGCCGAACGAGCGCTTGTTTCAGGCATTGCGACCTGCTCGCATCATGCAAGTCGTCCTTGAACTATATGCGTCACGCATATATAGAGTTCATATAGTCGATGTGCAGGTGGTAAACCGCGCCGGCCGCCGGCGCCCAGCCTTTTCGTCAGGCTGATTGATGCCCGCTGATTGTGGGTAGTCACGCAAGCACAGCGCTATGAAGCTCATGATTAGAGGCCAAGGCGTGTTTTAAATCTATGACACCTTGGTTCTGACCGAATTATCAAGATTTTGAGTTTGCTGAAAATCATCGTTTCGATAAATACTGCACTGCCTTGAGAAGCAGTGTCCGATTTCGTTAATTGATCATGGCACGTGGTGCGTTGGGACACCCTGCGATCGATAGCGAGCGGGTATGTCAGCGTTCATTCTAGCGGAGACATTTGAACTGATCGCATGCAAGGCGAGCGGGCTGGATGAATTATTCGACGCGTTGTCGGAATGCACCCGTGAAATGGGGTTTCGATATTTCGCGCTGAGCCAGCATGTCGATTTCGGACATGGCCTCACGTCCGGCATCCGGCTCCATAACTACCCGTCGCAGTGGGAAGCGTGGTTCGACGAGCGCGCCTTGGGGCGGCTCGATCCGATCCATCGCGCGAGCCATGTGACAAGCACCGGCTTCAGCTGGTCGCATGTGCCCGCGATGATCCAGCTGACGATTGGCGATCACGACGTGCTCCGCGCGGCACGCCGGGCCGGTATCGGCGACGGCTTCACGGTTCCCGCCCATGTACCCGGAGAATATAATGGCTCCTGCTCCTTTGCGGTTTGCAGCGATGAGCGCTGTCCCGCGGATACGTCAATGGTCGCTCAGCTTATCGGTGGCATGGCGTTCGAGGCAGCGCGGCGCATTGGCCAGCCCCGGCGGGCGCCGCAACCAACCGTGCCCATGACCGACAGGCAGCGCGGCTGTGTGCTCTGGGCGGCACGCGGCAAGACCGACTGGGAGATTTCGCGCATCCTTGGTGTAAGCCACGACACGGTCATCCAGCATCTCAAGCATGCACGTGAACGTTATGGGGTGCAAAAGCGCGCACATCTTGCCGTCATGGCATTGTTCGACGGCAGCATCTGCTTCTCCGATATCTTCATCTACTAGCAACCGCCTTTGGACGAAGTGATAATCCATCATCCAGATCGCGTATCCGGTTCCAGATCCCTTCCGCCCGACCCCTATCGTCTCGCACAGCCTGGTGGTGCGATAGCGCCGGTTTCTTGAGCGCGGCCAGCCGAGCGTCGTGCCGGGTGGTGGCACGGACGCGTTCGCGGATGTTGCTAGCAATCCGGGCAAATTCAGAACTGGACGCGAGCGGGGAAGGTACGGGTCGCCTGACGATGTGGTGGTGGTCTGATTGGAGCGGATCGTCGAGTAACATTGGGCCGTAATCCCGGCGACAACGACCCCGCAAGCTAGCGCAATGCTTAGGCGCAGCGTGGCCGGCTGCTCATGACCCATGATCGGTTCCAAGCCTGGTCCCTATTACCGGAAAGAGGTGGGAGGTGGGGAGGTGCTGCGCATCGTGCGGGACCCTCTCTGG
This genomic interval carries:
- a CDS encoding peptide-methionine (S)-S-oxide reductase; this encodes MEKIGFGGGCHWCTEGVFQAIRGVQQVDQGFIRSDAPADTWAEAVVIHFDAAQIDLATLLEIHLRTHSAAKPFVPGGKYRTAAYTFNDAQASMLEGAISSLALAFDKPLSTTVLPFREFKPSDARYQNYYATDPQRPFCKRYIDPKLAYIRKNFAKVTRSV
- a CDS encoding LuxR family transcriptional regulator, with the translated sequence MSAFILAETFELIACKASGLDELFDALSECTREMGFRYFALSQHVDFGHGLTSGIRLHNYPSQWEAWFDERALGRLDPIHRASHVTSTGFSWSHVPAMIQLTIGDHDVLRAARRAGIGDGFTVPAHVPGEYNGSCSFAVCSDERCPADTSMVAQLIGGMAFEAARRIGQPRRAPQPTVPMTDRQRGCVLWAARGKTDWEISRILGVSHDTVIQHLKHARERYGVQKRAHLAVMALFDGSICFSDIFIY